The genomic window TGCACGCCGACAAAGCAATTCGAGAGCTCGTTCGGCAACGCCGATGGTGCGCATCGCGTGGTGGATACGTCCTGGCCCGAGGCGAGCCTGGCTGATCGCGAAGCCTTCGCCCGGCCCCTTCAGCACGTCCTTCGACGGCACCCGCACATCCTCGAACAAGACCTCGGCATGACCCTCACGATCGATGTATCCGAAGACCGGCAGGTTTCGCACGATGGTGACTCCGGGCGCATCGATGGGAACGACGAGCATCGACTGTTGACGGTGACTCGCAGCGTCCGGTTCGGTCTTGCCCATGACGATGAGCACCTTGCAGTTCTTGTGCAGCGCGTTCGATGTCCACCACTTGCGCCCGTTGAGGATGTAGTCGTCACCGTCGCGTTCCATCTTCATCGCGATGTTGGTGGCGTCCGAGCTCGCAACATCCGGCTCGGTCATCGCGAACGCCGAGCGAATCGTGCCGTCCAGCAACGGCTTCAAGTACTTCTCTTTGTGCTCGTCGGTACCGAAGAGGGTGAAGACTTCCATGTTGCCGGTGTCCGGCGCGTTGCAGTTGCATGCCTCGGGCGCGAGCAGGCTTCGTCCCATGATCTCCGCGAGCGGCGCGTACTCGAGGTTGGTCAGACCGGGGCCCCACTCCGGATGTGGGTGGAAGAGGTTCCACAGACCGCGAGACCTGGCCTCCTTCTTCAGGTCCTCGATGATCTGGGGTTGCCCGTGCGGATCGCCGAGTTCGCGCATCTGTTCGTCGTACACCGACTCCGCGGGATACACATGCGAGTCCATGAACTCGAGCAGGTCGGTCTGATACTGCAGGCCGCGGTCGGTGGTTTCGAAGAACGACACGTTTCTCCTCAATTGTTTTCGCCCAGAAGGGCTTTCTGGTAGCGACGCATGCCGCGCAGCCACCTGTCGTAATCTGCACCCTTGTTGCGGTACATGTCGAGCACATTCGGATGCGGGAGGATCAAGAATTGTTCGGCGTCCATCGCGCCGAGAACGATCTCGGCGACGTCCGCGGGCTCGAGCACGTCACCGGCCGACAACACCGCCTTCGTCGCGGCGGCGCCGAGCGCACTACCGGACTCCTGCCCCTCGTACAACAATTTCGTATTGACGCCCATGGGGCACAGGCAACTGACCCTGATGCCGCGGTCCCCGTAGGTCACGTTCAACCATTCAGCGAACCCGACGGCAGCATGTTTGGTGACCGAGTATGTCGCAGAACCGATTTGCGTCAGAAGACCGGCTGCAGACGCGGTACTGACGAAGTACCCTTCGCCGCGTTCGAGCCACTTCGGGACGAGCAACTGCGCCGCCCTGATGTGCGCTCGCAGGTTGACGTCGATCGACAGATCCCAGTCCGCCTCGGAGGCCTCGAGCCCTGGGGCTCCGCCGATCCCCGCATTCGCGAAGTACAGATCGACCGGTCCGAACGTGTCCTCGGCGAGCGCGATCAGTGCAGCGATGTCCTCGGTCTTGGAGGCGTCACCGCCGAGGGACACCGCCGAACCCTGTTCGAGTCGGTCCACCACCTTCGACGCCGACACCGGGTCCAAGTCCGACACGACGACCCTCGCGCCCTCCGACACCAGACGCTCCGCAAGTGCGCCCCCGATCCCGCCGCCTCCACCGGTAACAACGGCAACCTTGCCTGTAACCTTCATCACCCAGGTATATCATTCGGCAATTTACGCAGGCATTCCGCAGGCGCAGGCAGGAATAACGTCCCTCGGCCGCCGGTTGGTGCACGAGGTGACCGACACCGCGACAAAGACACAGGAAACCGCAGGGCTCTTCACACCGATCGAGGTGAAGTCCTTGAAACTGCGCAATCGCTTTGCCATGGCTCCGATGACCCGCGCATTCTCACCTGGCGGCGTGCCGCGAGAGAACGTTGCCGAGTACTACCGCAAACGTGCGGCAGGCGGCACGAGCCTGATCATCACCGAGGGCACGCTGATCCCCGACCCCGCGGCCGGTCCCGATACCCGCGTCCCCCTCATCTACGGCGACGAGAGCCTGGACGGCTGGCGCGCAGTCGTCGACGCTGTGCATGCCGAGGGCTCGTCGATCATTCCCCAGCTCTGGCATCTGGGTGTTCAGCGCGGCGAGGAGCCTCGCCTCAACCCCGACGTCACCACCGTCAGCCCGTCGGGACTCGGTCTCGACGGCACGCCGCTCGGTCGCGCATTCACCAGCGCCGATCTCGATCAGTTGATCCAGTATTGGGTCGACGCGGCAGCCAACGCGAAAAGCGTCGGATTCGACGGCGTCGAACTGCACGGTGCGCACGGCTACTTGCTCGACGAATTCTTCTGGCAGACAACCAATGTTCGTGAAGATCGCTTCGGCGGTTCACTCGAAGCGCGTACCCGCTTTCCCGCCGAGGTCGTGGCGGCCATCCGCGCCGAAGTGGGTGACGATTTCGCCATCGTCTACCGCTACTCGCAGTGGAAGGCCGGCTTCTACGACGCCAAGATCGCGCAGACCCCGCAGGAACTCGAGCAGGTTCTGACGCCGTTGGTGAATGCAGGAGTCGACGTGTTCCACCCGTCGACCCGCCGCCACTGGGTACCGGAGTTTCCGGACCTCGCCGGATCGGACGCCGTTCGCGGACTTGCCGGTTGGACGAAGGAGATCACTGGACTCCCGACGATCACCGTCGGATCGGTCGGTCTGGACAAGGTGTTCGACGGCGCATGGGGCCCCGACGCCGCGTCGGGCACCACCGATCTGAATCCGCTTCTCGAACAATTCGCTCGCGACGAATTCGACATCGTCGCAGTAGGTCGTGCACTGCTCGCCGATCCGGAGTGGGTGAACAAGGTGCAGTCCGATCGACTCGACGAGCGCGTCGCATTTTCCCGGGATCACATCACGACGCTGAACTAGGCGACTCCGTCGCAATTTGTTGGCGTCGTCGAGATCGAGGTTGTGCACAATTCTCGCCCACATACTCGTCACAACTTCGATCTCGGCAGGTGGGCGCGGGACGCGGCGCCGGTTCTGACACAATTCCTCATCGTGATACCCCAGCCGCTACGGCGATCGATCGACGCTCTGGCGGAGCGCCTCGGACGCAGCAGCGCTGCCTTGAACGAGCAGGTCCAGAAGTTCGATTCCGAGCATCCGTGGTTTCTGAGCTCGGAGGAACGGGGAAACCCGGATACCCGGATCGAAGCGTGGACGGAAGGCAACAGGGTCACCCCGCTCGTGCACGGCAAGCCGTACTTCGCGGCCCTTGCCGCCGCTCTCGACGAGGCCGGCGAGGGCGATCTGGTCATGTTCACCGATTGGCGCGGCGATCCCGAGCAGCTCCTGACCGACGACGTGACGGTCGAGGACGCCCTTGCCGGCGTTGCAGGCCGCGGCGGAATCGTCAAGGGCATGGTCTGGCGGTCGCACATCGAGACATTGGGGTTCACCGGCCCGAAGAATCGGAAGCTGGCACTTCGACTGGAGGAAGCGGGCGGCGAGGTCATCCTCGATCAGCGGGTTCTCGTGCTTGGCAGCCACCATCAGAAGTTCGTCGTCATCCGATACCGGGACCCCGCGAAGTCCGACGTGGCGTTCGTCGGCGGTATCGACCTCGCCCGCGCCAGACGCGACGACGCCGACCATTTCGGTGACCCCGTCAGCAGACCGTTCCCGCCCGAATACGGCGAGATACCCGCCTGGCACGACATGCAGGTACAGCTCGAGGGTCCAACCGTCCGCGACATCGAGAATGTCTTCCGCGAGCGCTGGGAGGATCCGGCTGCACTGTCTCGGCTGCCGTGGCACGCGATCCCCGACATCCTTCGCGGAGTCACGCGCGAGCCGTCCGTACTCCCCGCCCAGCACGACGAGCCGGACGTTGCGGGCACGTGCGCTGTACAGCTCGTCCGCACGTACCCACGCCGTCGCCCCGCGTACCCATTCGCGACCCGCGGCGAGCGCAGCGCAGCTCGTGCGTACGCCAAGGTGCTGCGTCGTGCGCGTCGCCTGATCTACGTCGAGGACCAATATCTGTGGTCGGTGGACGTCGCCCGGGTGTTCGCGGCCGCGTTGCGTCGCTCTCCCGATCTACGGCTGGTCATCGTCGTCCCCAAGCACCTCGACGACGACAGTTCGCTGACCATTCCGTCCGCGCTGCTCGGCC from Rhodococcus sp. P1Y includes these protein-coding regions:
- a CDS encoding acyl-CoA dehydrogenase family protein; this translates as MDSHVYPAESVYDEQMRELGDPHGQPQIIEDLKKEARSRGLWNLFHPHPEWGPGLTNLEYAPLAEIMGRSLLAPEACNCNAPDTGNMEVFTLFGTDEHKEKYLKPLLDGTIRSAFAMTEPDVASSDATNIAMKMERDGDDYILNGRKWWTSNALHKNCKVLIVMGKTEPDAASHRQQSMLVVPIDAPGVTIVRNLPVFGYIDREGHAEVLFEDVRVPSKDVLKGPGEGFAISQARLGPGRIHHAMRTIGVAERALELLCRRAVSRVTFGKPIATRSNIGDWIAEARIEIEKTRLLTLKAAYLMDTVGNKEARTEIAAIKVAAPEMALKIIDRAIQVHGGGGVSNDFPLAMMYAHIRTLRLADGPDEVHKMSIARMELKKYL
- a CDS encoding SDR family oxidoreductase, with the protein product MKVTGKVAVVTGGGGGIGGALAERLVSEGARVVVSDLDPVSASKVVDRLEQGSAVSLGGDASKTEDIAALIALAEDTFGPVDLYFANAGIGGAPGLEASEADWDLSIDVNLRAHIRAAQLLVPKWLERGEGYFVSTASAAGLLTQIGSATYSVTKHAAVGFAEWLNVTYGDRGIRVSCLCPMGVNTKLLYEGQESGSALGAAATKAVLSAGDVLEPADVAEIVLGAMDAEQFLILPHPNVLDMYRNKGADYDRWLRGMRRYQKALLGENN
- a CDS encoding NADH:flavin oxidoreductase — its product is MTDTATKTQETAGLFTPIEVKSLKLRNRFAMAPMTRAFSPGGVPRENVAEYYRKRAAGGTSLIITEGTLIPDPAAGPDTRVPLIYGDESLDGWRAVVDAVHAEGSSIIPQLWHLGVQRGEEPRLNPDVTTVSPSGLGLDGTPLGRAFTSADLDQLIQYWVDAAANAKSVGFDGVELHGAHGYLLDEFFWQTTNVREDRFGGSLEARTRFPAEVVAAIRAEVGDDFAIVYRYSQWKAGFYDAKIAQTPQELEQVLTPLVNAGVDVFHPSTRRHWVPEFPDLAGSDAVRGLAGWTKEITGLPTITVGSVGLDKVFDGAWGPDAASGTTDLNPLLEQFARDEFDIVAVGRALLADPEWVNKVQSDRLDERVAFSRDHITTLN
- a CDS encoding phospholipase D family protein, which codes for MIPQPLRRSIDALAERLGRSSAALNEQVQKFDSEHPWFLSSEERGNPDTRIEAWTEGNRVTPLVHGKPYFAALAAALDEAGEGDLVMFTDWRGDPEQLLTDDVTVEDALAGVAGRGGIVKGMVWRSHIETLGFTGPKNRKLALRLEEAGGEVILDQRVLVLGSHHQKFVVIRYRDPAKSDVAFVGGIDLARARRDDADHFGDPVSRPFPPEYGEIPAWHDMQVQLEGPTVRDIENVFRERWEDPAALSRLPWHAIPDILRGVTREPSVLPAQHDEPDVAGTCAVQLVRTYPRRRPAYPFATRGERSAARAYAKVLRRARRLIYVEDQYLWSVDVARVFAAALRRSPDLRLVIVVPKHLDDDSSLTIPSALLGHSAALDVIRDAGSDRVLVLDLENDRGIPVYVHSKVCIVDDVWAAVGSDNFNRRSWTHDSELTAAIVDEERDLRAPTDPGGLGDGARVFARDLRLELAREHLGRAPGDDEDLVDPGSFFDAVSSSATRLDEWHRAPSTSPRPTGRLRRHEIDVPPQWQQRLAAVAYRLFVDPDGRPIGMRFRRRF